One window from the genome of Pyrus communis chromosome 16, drPyrComm1.1, whole genome shotgun sequence encodes:
- the LOC137720266 gene encoding photosystem I reaction center subunit N, chloroplastic-like isoform X2 → MAAMNSSVLACNYAVSGTRMSELVNAKTTCMPSVVSAAQTKVVALRAQQPSTQNNQGADGRRAVLLSLAAIAFTAVSSNSAANAGVIDDYLEKSKANKELNDKKRLATSGANFARAFTVQFGTCKFPENFTGCQDLAKQKYHFSLTILVWSAKARTSTSVVPTFSGNGDHPNKRDNQPSIQIH, encoded by the exons ATGGCAGCGATGAACTCTAGTGTGCTGGCATGCAACTATGCCGTCTCCGGCACCAGAATGTCTGAACTTGTCAATGCAAAGACGACTTGCATGCCTTCAGTTGTATCAGCTGCTCAGACCAAGGTTGTAGCACTCAGGGCCCAACAGCCTAGCACACAAAATAATCAAGGAGCTGATGGAAGAAGGGCTGTGCTGCTTTCCCTGGCGGCCATTGCTTTCACCGCTGTTTCTTCCAACTCCGCTGCCAATGCCGGTGTCATTGATGATTACCTCGAAAAAAGCAAAGCCAACAAG GAACTGAATGACAAGAAGAGGCTGGCAACGAGCGGTGCAAACTTTGCAAGAGCATTCACTGTTCAATTTGGAACATGTAAGTTCCCGGAGAACTTCACTGGCTGCCAAGATCTTGCCAAGCAAAAG TACCATTTCTCTCTGACGATCTTAGTTTGGAGTGCGAAGGCAAGGACAAGTACAAGTGTGGTTCCAACGTTTTCTGGAAATGGTGATCATCCAAACAAAAGGGACAACCAaccatccatccaaatccattaA
- the LOC137720266 gene encoding photosystem I reaction center subunit N, chloroplastic-like isoform X1 produces MAAMNSSVLACNYAVSGTRMSELVNAKTTCMPSVVSAAQTKVVALRAQQPSTQNNQGADGRRAVLLSLAAIAFTAVSSNSAANAGVIDDYLEKSKANKELNDKKRLATSGANFARAFTVQFGTCKFPENFTGCQDLAKQKKVPFLSDDLSLECEGKDKYKCGSNVFWKW; encoded by the exons ATGGCAGCGATGAACTCTAGTGTGCTGGCATGCAACTATGCCGTCTCCGGCACCAGAATGTCTGAACTTGTCAATGCAAAGACGACTTGCATGCCTTCAGTTGTATCAGCTGCTCAGACCAAGGTTGTAGCACTCAGGGCCCAACAGCCTAGCACACAAAATAATCAAGGAGCTGATGGAAGAAGGGCTGTGCTGCTTTCCCTGGCGGCCATTGCTTTCACCGCTGTTTCTTCCAACTCCGCTGCCAATGCCGGTGTCATTGATGATTACCTCGAAAAAAGCAAAGCCAACAAG GAACTGAATGACAAGAAGAGGCTGGCAACGAGCGGTGCAAACTTTGCAAGAGCATTCACTGTTCAATTTGGAACATGTAAGTTCCCGGAGAACTTCACTGGCTGCCAAGATCTTGCCAAGCAAAAG AAAGTACCATTTCTCTCTGACGATCTTAGTTTGGAGTGCGAAGGCAAGGACAAGTACAAGTGTGGTTCCAACGTTTTCTGGAAATGGTGA